Sequence from the Methanobacteriaceae archaeon genome:
CCCCGGGCATGTATTTCACTTATTTTACCCCTAATTTTATCATTTCCTGAAAATTCTTCATAGCCCTCCAAGATACACTGGAAACATACCTCTGCAATCTGGTAGTGTATGCTCTGCAGGGCCTTTTTAAGAACTAAAAGATCTACACCTTTGTCTTCTGCTAGGTCTGATGATTTTCCAAGGCCAAAATCTATGAAAAAAATTTCATCATCTTTTAAAATAAGATTTGATGTGGTTAAATCTCCATGAATTATCCCACCTTCGTGAAGTCGTGCTATGTTTTCTCCCAATTTTTTACATATATTTTCCCGAGATTTTTCACTTACCTTACTTAAAACGTCTTTAATTTGAGGCCCATTAATTTTTTCCATTACCAGTGAAGCATTTTCTAGATCTATGTCCCAAAGGACTGGGGTTCTCACACCATAACGCTTGGCCTGGGACAGCAAACGGGCTTCTTTTTTGGTTCTGGATATTCGAAGGCGCTGGTCTATTTCGCTTATGCGGTAACCTTTAGGAACTCTTTTCTTTACAACTACGTCTTCCCCTAACCACTGGCCATCGTAAATATTGGCCTCCGCCCCTTTGGCCCTTAATTCATCAGGAAGTTTTAAAAAGTGTTCGGTACTCTTCATCCAAGGTACATCCACTTGATCTGTCCGATAGCGCTGAATGACGGTGGTTTTTCCTATAGGATGACCACCACTTTCTGCGTAAACCTTTTGACCCATCCAGGCAATCATGGCCCCATTATCCCCACAATATTCTACTGGAGGCATAAAAAACCCAGCATAATGTTCTTCGGCCATTCGTGACAGCATATCTCTTAAACGGGTATTGGCTGCCACTCCCCCACACAACATAACCTCTTTTTTCTGGGTATGAGCTAATGCTCTTTCAGTTACTTCCACCATCATGGAAAAAGCAGTTTCTTGCAAACTGTAACACAGATCTTCCATGGAAACTCTCTTTTCATACTTCCTTTGAGAAGCTGTTAAAAGACCTGAAAATGAAAGATCCATTCCTTTAACGGCATACGGGAGTTTTAAATAATTTCGAGATTTTCGGGCCAGTTTTTCTACAACAGGACCTCCGGGATGGCCTAAATCTACTTCTCTGCTGAATTGGTCCAGCATATTTCCCACGGCAATGTCCAGGGTTTCTCCAAATACTCGGTAACGACCTCCCTCAAAGGCAATGACTTGAGTGTTACCACCACTAGCATATAATGAAACCGGATCTTTTGCCCCAGTAGTTAGCCGGCCAATTTCTACGTGTCCCAAGCAGTGGTTTACTCCTACAATTGGTATTTTGAGAGATAATGCTAAAGTTCTAGCAGCGGTGGCTACAGTACGCAGCGCAGGACCTAATCCTGGGCCACGAGAAAAAGCAATTAGATTTATATCTTCTAAATCTAGATTTGAATCTTCCAGTGCTTTTTTAATTAGAATTGGTATCCATTGGGTGTGATGTTCTGCTGCTTCTCGAGGATGGATTCCTCCTGATTCTGGAATTAGGGGTTTACCAACAGAGGCTAAAATTTGACCTTCTTTATCAACTAAACCTACTCCAGTTTTTTCAGCTGTACCCTCGATTCCTAAACAAATAAAATTTGACATTAAGTTTCCTCGTGATTAGAATATTTTTTTATTAATTATTTGTATGCTTTAATTTAATTTTTAAATATTTAAAAATCTTAATATAAAATTTTTTTTTATATAAAAGTTTTTTTTTACAGTTGAAATGTACCTCTATTTATATTATTATTTATTACCTGGGGAAAGGTTTTAAACGTTTGTAAACTTAATTTTAAATTCTTTGAAGGTTTATTTAATATAATATCATTAAATATTTAGTGCATTTTTTTAAACAATAATATACTAGTTAATACTAATTCTATTGTATAATTATAGGTGAAATAATGTGTGATGGTTTGAATATTTATGGTTCAACAGAATTTTTAGGTAAGGTAGTGGAGAAGAAATCTCTATTTGTTTGCACGATAGCTACCACGGCCACTTCAAAAATCCCTGGAATTACTGGGGCGGGTGTCAGCCCGGAATTAACGGAATATACTCCGGCAGCAGATGTAGAATTAATTATCCATGATAAACCTTTATGTCTGGATGAAATTCCTCAGACGATTGTAGAAGGGGGTGCCGCCCCCACACCAGCAGTTATTACCAAGGCAGCACTCCAAATAGCAGATATACCATTTTTAGTGGCCGATGCTGGTTCAGCAATAAAACCGTCGGTTCCTTATGTAAAACTGGGTGATTCAGCTGGAGAAGATATACGTACCGGAAAGGCTGTAGAAAACCCTCAAAAAATATTTGAAAATGGGAAAATTCTAGGAAAAACACTTTCAAAGCTCACGGAGCACTTAATAATTGGTGAAAGCACTCCTGCTGGAACAACCACGGCTTTGGGAGTTTTGACTGCCCTGGGATATGATGCTAGCTTTAAAGTTAGCGGGAGCATGAGTGAAAACCCTCATGATTTGAAAAAAGATGTAGTTAGGGAAGGAATGGCCTCGGCAGGAATTCCTTGGGGTGAATCAGTTTCAGATCCATTCAAGGCAGTGGAAGCCGTAGGAGACCCTATGATTCCTGCAGTAGCAGGATTAGCAATGGGGAGTGAAGTACCAGTTACTTTGGCTGGAGGAACCCAGATGACTGCCGTATGTGCTTTAATTAAGGCTTTGGAGCCTGATTTTGATTTTTCTAATTTATGCATTGCCACTACAGTTTTCGTAGTCGAAGATGAGACTTCTAATATCCATCACATCATAGAACAAATTGGAGAAGTTTCCTTGTATGCTGCTGATCCATTTTTCCATGAATCTCATAATGAAGGCCTTCGAAGATACTTATCTGGGTCTGTTAAGGAAGGGGTAGGTGCTGGTGGAGCTATAATGGCAGCACTTCTGCAAGGTGTTGATATTCAGGATATAAGGAAAGAAACAGAAGAATTATGTCAAAAAATCTTTTAATTAAATTTAAAAAAGATTTAAATGATCCTAAAAAGCACGAAGCTGTTAAAATTGGATTTAGACTTTTTAACACCCAGAAAAATAATTTTTTTAGTTTTTTCCTGTCTTTGGGATTTCCAGTTAAATCACCAAAATTTTATTTTTTTACTCTACTTTTTGATGAAGGACTAGATCAATAATAATTGAAAATTTGATAGTAGCAAATGATAGCCTATTTAGTTATAACTTATAACAATATTTTTTTCAATTTCTTTATGTTATACAATTTAAAAATAAAAAAGACTTTAATTATATTTAAAAAATTAAAAAAGAAAGAATTAGATGTGGAAATATAAAGATAATGCCACAGCTATAATTCCTACAATCCAACAGTAATATGCAAATATAAGCAGACTTCTTTCTTTAATTAATTTTAGCATGAATTTAATGGCCAAATATCCACTAATAGCTGCTGCTAAAAATCCAGCAACTAGGGCAGCAGTACTCATGTCTAAACTAGTTATATCTTTGGCTTGTACTAGTGCTGCACCAAGAATAGCAGGTATAGATAAAAGAAAACTGTATCTAGCTGCTAATTCTCTTTCAAATCCTAAAAATAGTCCTGCAGATATGGTAGCTCCTGAACGTGATATTCCTGGGGCAATGGCAAAGGCCTGGGCAATACCCACAATTAATGAATTTTTAATGGTTAATTTTTTTAATGGTTTTCTATCTTCTGGCCTAATCCGTTGGCTAAATCTCTCAGATCCCCAGAGTAAGAAACCAGTAATTATTAAAAATATTCCTACTGCCAGGATACTACTAAATAAACTCTCAAAGTTGCTTTTGAATAGAATTCCCAATATACCTGCAGGTATGGTACCAATTATTACCAGCCAGGCCAGTTTCTTATATTGATCTTCCTGGAAGTTCTTTT
This genomic interval carries:
- a CDS encoding bifunctional N(6)-L-threonylcarbamoyladenine synthase/serine/threonine protein kinase; this encodes MSNFICLGIEGTAEKTGVGLVDKEGQILASVGKPLIPESGGIHPREAAEHHTQWIPILIKKALEDSNLDLEDINLIAFSRGPGLGPALRTVATAARTLALSLKIPIVGVNHCLGHVEIGRLTTGAKDPVSLYASGGNTQVIAFEGGRYRVFGETLDIAVGNMLDQFSREVDLGHPGGPVVEKLARKSRNYLKLPYAVKGMDLSFSGLLTASQRKYEKRVSMEDLCYSLQETAFSMMVEVTERALAHTQKKEVMLCGGVAANTRLRDMLSRMAEEHYAGFFMPPVEYCGDNGAMIAWMGQKVYAESGGHPIGKTTVIQRYRTDQVDVPWMKSTEHFLKLPDELRAKGAEANIYDGQWLGEDVVVKKRVPKGYRISEIDQRLRISRTKKEARLLSQAKRYGVRTPVLWDIDLENASLVMEKINGPQIKDVLSKVSEKSRENICKKLGENIARLHEGGIIHGDLTTSNLILKDDEIFFIDFGLGKSSDLAEDKGVDLLVLKKALQSIHYQIAEVCFQCILEGYEEFSGNDKIRGKISEIHARGRYI
- a CDS encoding TIGR00303 family protein, encoding MCDGLNIYGSTEFLGKVVEKKSLFVCTIATTATSKIPGITGAGVSPELTEYTPAADVELIIHDKPLCLDEIPQTIVEGGAAPTPAVITKAALQIADIPFLVADAGSAIKPSVPYVKLGDSAGEDIRTGKAVENPQKIFENGKILGKTLSKLTEHLIIGESTPAGTTTALGVLTALGYDASFKVSGSMSENPHDLKKDVVREGMASAGIPWGESVSDPFKAVEAVGDPMIPAVAGLAMGSEVPVTLAGGTQMTAVCALIKALEPDFDFSNLCIATTVFVVEDETSNIHHIIEQIGEVSLYAADPFFHESHNEGLRRYLSGSVKEGVGAGGAIMAALLQGVDIQDIRKETEELCQKIF
- the uppP gene encoding undecaprenyl-diphosphatase UppP — translated: MDIIQAIIIGIVQGLTEFLPISSSAHLVFLPEIMGVQSSLAFDTLLHIGTLVAIFAYFWNDIINMIKSFFSSLADIPRGQFKKNFQEDQYKKLAWLVIIGTIPAGILGILFKSNFESLFSSILAVGIFLIITGFLLWGSERFSQRIRPEDRKPLKKLTIKNSLIVGIAQAFAIAPGISRSGATISAGLFLGFERELAARYSFLLSIPAILGAALVQAKDITSLDMSTAALVAGFLAAAISGYLAIKFMLKLIKERSLLIFAYYCWIVGIIAVALSLYFHI